One genomic segment of Ricinus communis isolate WT05 ecotype wild-type chromosome 5, ASM1957865v1, whole genome shotgun sequence includes these proteins:
- the LOC8276936 gene encoding L-lactate dehydrogenase B, giving the protein MQKSPSASSLGPGGLDISQVFFKTIHNTAPPSPTKRHTKISVIGAGNVGMAIAQTILTQDLADELALVDANPEKLRGEMLDLQHAAAFLPRTKILASTDYSVTVGSDLCIVSAGARQIAGESRLNLLQRNVALFKMIIPPLAKFSPDSILMIVSNPVDVLTYIAWKLSGFPSNRVIGSGTNLDSSRFRFLIADHLDVNAQDVQAYIVGEHGDSSVALWSSISVGGVPILSFLEKQQIAYEQETLENIHKAVVHSAYEVISLKGYTSWAIGYSAANLARSILRDQRKIHPVSVLAKGFYGIDGGDVFLSLPAQLARGGVLGVTNVHLTEEEAKRLRESAKTLLEVQSQLVI; this is encoded by the exons ATGCAGAAGAGTCCTTCAGCTTCTTCCCTTGGTCCTGGTGGCCTTGACATATCTCAGGTATTCTTCAAGACCATCCACAACACCGCTCCTCCTTCCCCAACAAAACGCCACACCAAGATCTCAGTCATTGGCGCTGGCAATGTTGGAATGGCTATAGCCCAAACCATCCTCACCCAAGACTTGGCAGACGAGCTTGCTCTCGTTGATGCCAACCCCGAAAAGCTCCGTGGTGAGATGCTTGATCTCCAACATGCTGCTGCTTTCCTCCCTCGAACCAAAATCTTGGCTTCTACTGATTACTCCGTCACTGTTGGATCCGACCTTTGTATTGTCTCTGCTGGAGCCCGCCAGATTGCGGGTGAGTCTAGGCTGAACTTGTTGCAGAGGAATGTAGCTCTGTTTAAGATGATCATACCTCCGCTTGCTAAGTTCTCGCCTgattctattttgatgattgttTCTAACCCTGTTGATGTTTTAACGTACATCGCATGGAAGCTCTCTGGATTCCCTTCAAACCGAGTCATTGGCTCAGGCACCAACTTGGACAGTTCAAGGTTTCGGTTCTTGATCGCTGATCATCTCGATGTCAACGCTCAGGATGTGCAG GCCTACATTGTTGGAGAGCACGGTGATAGCTCAGTGGCATTATGGTCAAGCATAAGTGTCGGAGGGGTACCAATATTAAGCTTCTTAGAGAAACAACAAATTGCGTATGAGCAAGAGACGCTAGAGAACATTCACAAAGCAGTTGTACACAGTGCATATGAAGTGATAAGTCTGAAGGGCTACACATCTTGGGCAATTGGGTACTCTGCTGCTAACTTGGCTCGCTCTATACTTAGAGACCAGAGGAAGATCCACCCTGTTTCAGTCCTTGCTAAGGGATTTTATGGTATTGACGGTGGGGATGTGTTCTTGAGCTTGCCGGCGCAGCTGGCAAGAGGCGGAGTCTTGGGCGTCACTAACGTGCATTTGACGGAAGAAGAGGCAAAGCGACTTAGGGAATCGGCTAAGACTCTCCTAGAAGTGCAAAGTCAGTTGGTAATATGA